One stretch of Streptomyces sp. A2-16 DNA includes these proteins:
- a CDS encoding UDP-glucose/GDP-mannose dehydrogenase family protein has product MRLTVIGTGYLGAVHAACMADIGHDVLGVDTDSRKIEALAAGRAPFYEPGLPEILTRNTENGRLRFTTSLQEAADFADLHFVCVGTPQRPDSLAADLSHVEAVVDGLAALLTRDGLIVGKSTVPVGTTRALSRRVGARLRPGVDAEVAWNPEFLREGYAVQDTLHPDRLVAGVTSPRADQLLRAVYDTMLRAGVAYVSTDPATAELVKVAANSFLATKISFINAMAEVCDASGADVVTLAEALGHDVRIGRRFLSAGLGFGGGCLPKDIRAFLARAEELQVGEAVSFLHQVDRINHRQRRRTVELARHLLGGSFAGRRVAVLGATFKPDSDDVRDSPALAVTAEIAAEGAEVLVHDPEGLDNARTALPGPTYCTDAMEACRDADLVLHLTEWRHYRDLDPVKLAEVVRAPRLIDARNALDPALWRAAGWNVRSLGRPAHVPQPGSGDALRVTIPQAAGASWTAPTPGDPFSGAPK; this is encoded by the coding sequence ATGCGGTTGACCGTCATCGGTACCGGCTACCTCGGAGCCGTGCACGCCGCGTGCATGGCTGACATCGGACACGACGTACTCGGCGTCGACACCGACTCCAGGAAGATCGAGGCACTCGCGGCAGGCCGGGCGCCCTTCTACGAACCCGGCCTGCCCGAGATCCTCACCAGGAACACGGAGAACGGGCGGCTGCGCTTCACCACCTCTTTGCAGGAGGCGGCCGACTTCGCCGACCTGCACTTCGTGTGCGTCGGCACCCCCCAGCGCCCCGACTCCCTCGCCGCCGACCTGAGCCACGTCGAGGCGGTCGTCGACGGCCTGGCAGCGCTCCTGACGCGCGACGGCCTCATCGTCGGCAAGTCGACCGTGCCGGTGGGCACCACCCGCGCGCTGAGCCGCAGGGTGGGGGCGCGCCTGCGGCCCGGCGTCGACGCCGAGGTCGCCTGGAACCCGGAGTTCCTGCGCGAGGGCTACGCCGTCCAGGACACCCTGCACCCCGACCGGCTCGTCGCGGGCGTCACCTCGCCCCGCGCCGACCAGCTGCTGCGCGCCGTCTACGACACGATGCTGCGCGCCGGGGTCGCCTACGTCAGCACCGATCCCGCCACCGCGGAACTGGTCAAGGTCGCCGCCAACTCCTTCCTGGCGACGAAGATCTCCTTCATCAACGCCATGGCGGAGGTCTGCGACGCCTCCGGCGCCGACGTGGTGACCCTCGCCGAGGCCCTCGGCCACGACGTGCGCATCGGGCGCCGGTTCCTGTCCGCCGGGCTCGGCTTCGGCGGCGGCTGCCTGCCCAAGGACATCCGTGCCTTCCTCGCCCGGGCCGAGGAACTCCAGGTGGGGGAGGCGGTGTCCTTCCTGCACCAGGTCGACCGGATCAACCACCGCCAGCGACGGCGGACCGTCGAGCTCGCCCGTCACCTCCTGGGCGGCTCGTTCGCCGGACGACGGGTCGCGGTGCTGGGCGCCACCTTCAAGCCCGACAGCGACGACGTGCGCGACTCACCGGCGCTCGCCGTCACCGCGGAGATCGCCGCCGAGGGCGCCGAAGTCCTCGTCCACGACCCCGAGGGCCTCGACAACGCGCGGACCGCCCTGCCCGGGCCGACGTACTGCACGGACGCCATGGAGGCGTGCCGGGACGCCGACCTGGTGCTGCACCTGACGGAGTGGCGCCACTACCGCGACCTCGACCCGGTGAAGCTGGCCGAAGTGGTCCGGGCGCCGCGCCTGATCGACGCGCGCAACGCCCTGGACCCCGCGCTCTGGCGGGCGGCCGGCTGGAACGTGCGCTCCCTGGGCCGCCCCGCGCACGTGCCGCAGCCCGGCTCGGGTGACGCCCTGCGGGTGACGATCCCTCAGGCCGCCGGCGCGAGCTGGACGGCGCCCACCCCGGGCGACCCCTTCAGCGGCGCCCCGAAGTAG
- the galE gene encoding UDP-glucose 4-epimerase GalE, translated as MPETVLVTGGAGFIGSHTCVELLTHGYEVVVVDNHVNSSPQALDRIAKTAGRPLTASYQVDVRDRQALGEVFAAHQVDAVIHFAAHKAVGESVALPVEYYDTNVGGTCALLSVMREHGVHRLVFSSSCSVYGDARTVPLTELSPVAPTNPYARTKLMCEQVLADVCAHLTDMKVLALRYFNPVGAHPDGLLGEDPRGVPNNVMPYVAQVAVGRREQLSVFGDDYPTPDGTGVRDYIHVMDVAEGHRVAVEHLDDDTGMRVFNLGTGVGTSVLELVAAFGEASGRDIPHRIVDRRPGDVAELVADASAVAAAWNWTTTRDLAAMCRDAWRFQELNPHGYAP; from the coding sequence ATGCCCGAAACGGTCCTGGTGACCGGCGGCGCAGGCTTCATCGGCAGCCACACCTGCGTCGAACTGCTCACCCACGGCTACGAAGTCGTCGTCGTCGACAACCACGTCAACAGCTCCCCCCAGGCCCTGGACCGCATCGCCAAGACGGCCGGACGCCCCCTCACCGCCTCCTACCAGGTCGACGTACGCGACCGGCAGGCCCTCGGCGAGGTGTTCGCCGCCCACCAGGTGGACGCCGTCATCCACTTCGCGGCGCACAAGGCGGTCGGAGAGTCGGTGGCGCTGCCCGTCGAGTACTACGACACCAACGTCGGCGGTACCTGCGCCCTGCTGTCCGTCATGCGCGAGCACGGCGTCCACCGGCTGGTCTTCTCCTCCTCGTGCTCCGTCTACGGCGACGCGCGGACCGTGCCCCTGACCGAGCTGAGCCCGGTCGCGCCCACCAATCCCTACGCGCGCACCAAGCTGATGTGCGAGCAGGTCCTCGCGGACGTGTGTGCCCACCTGACAGACATGAAGGTCCTCGCCCTGCGCTACTTCAACCCTGTCGGAGCCCACCCCGACGGCCTCCTCGGCGAGGACCCGCGTGGCGTCCCCAACAACGTGATGCCGTACGTCGCCCAGGTCGCCGTCGGCCGACGCGAGCAACTCAGCGTCTTCGGCGACGACTACCCCACGCCCGACGGCACCGGGGTCCGGGACTACATCCACGTCATGGACGTCGCCGAGGGACACCGGGTGGCCGTCGAGCACCTGGACGACGACACGGGCATGCGGGTGTTCAACCTCGGCACGGGCGTCGGCACCTCGGTGCTCGAACTGGTCGCCGCGTTCGGCGAGGCGAGCGGCCGGGACATCCCCCACCGGATCGTCGACCGCAGACCCGGCGACGTCGCCGAACTCGTCGCCGACGCGAGCGCGGTGGCCGCGGCCTGGAACTGGACCACCACACGCGATCTCGCCGCCATGTGCCGGGACGCCTGGCGGTTCCAGGAACTCAATCCCCACGGCTATGCCCCCTGA
- a CDS encoding glycosyltransferase: MTQTDHGRGRAAALEAGRHLPGTDDAMLRTHLRRLSAGNVVDAPADGPVFGRPRRKLTPGPTSWVPRLGRLDQMKVSLLAVCWWTALVVFWEWWLRPEHRIGWAGFALNSALLLYLSVLPLYFVLVMMRLRVFNPAVDVPRLPTAFVVTRAPSEPWAVARTTLTAMLRQDFPHPYDVWLCDEDPTEEILDWCESNAVRVSCRRGVPAYHRDAWPRRTRCKEGNLAHFYDHWGYCEYDVVVQLDVDHVPHPRYLGEMVRPFADPAVGYVAAPSVCDANARTSWSARGRLHREATFHGPMQLGHSDGLAPLCIGSHYAVRTRALQDIGGLGPELAEDFSTTFLLNSAGWHGAFAIDAEAHGDGPITFAAMVTQEFQWSRSLVFMLLGMLPKHLRRMPGRLRVRFAFALSYYPLLALTTTAGLLLPPVAAVTGRPWIDVNYGAFLLHFWAMSLFLVLLTRVLRRRGLLRPVDAPLLSWEGWLFALTRWPYVAWGAAAALVQRVRPRKVVFKVTPKVRDGMEPLPLRLMLPYLLITLVLSGAAVVGQLTGPAVGYVFLCLLGSLSYALVTLAVGVLHIRETARSAGVRVHRALRTAALPLTAGLVALVPLAWALMLFPTYLRGFLAS; this comes from the coding sequence GTGACCCAGACGGACCACGGCCGCGGGCGCGCCGCCGCCCTCGAAGCCGGCCGGCACCTGCCGGGCACCGACGACGCGATGCTGCGAACCCACCTGCGGCGTCTCTCGGCGGGCAACGTCGTCGACGCGCCGGCCGACGGGCCGGTCTTCGGCAGGCCGCGCAGAAAGCTCACACCCGGCCCCACCTCCTGGGTTCCCCGCCTTGGCCGCCTCGACCAGATGAAGGTGTCCCTGCTCGCGGTGTGCTGGTGGACCGCGCTCGTCGTCTTCTGGGAGTGGTGGCTGCGCCCCGAACACCGGATCGGCTGGGCGGGCTTCGCGCTGAACAGCGCACTCCTGCTGTACCTGTCCGTGCTGCCGCTGTACTTCGTCCTCGTGATGATGCGGCTGCGCGTCTTCAACCCCGCCGTCGACGTGCCGAGGCTGCCCACCGCCTTCGTGGTGACCCGCGCCCCGTCCGAACCCTGGGCCGTCGCCCGCACCACGCTCACGGCGATGCTGCGCCAGGACTTCCCGCACCCCTACGACGTGTGGCTGTGCGACGAGGACCCCACCGAGGAGATCCTGGACTGGTGCGAGTCCAACGCGGTGCGCGTCTCCTGCCGCCGCGGCGTCCCGGCGTACCACCGCGACGCCTGGCCCCGCCGCACCCGGTGCAAGGAGGGCAACCTCGCGCACTTCTACGACCACTGGGGCTACTGCGAGTACGACGTGGTCGTCCAGCTCGACGTCGACCACGTGCCCCACCCCCGCTACCTCGGCGAGATGGTCCGGCCCTTCGCCGACCCGGCCGTCGGCTACGTCGCCGCCCCCAGTGTGTGCGACGCCAACGCCCGCACCTCGTGGTCGGCCCGCGGTCGGCTGCACCGCGAGGCCACTTTCCACGGACCCATGCAGCTAGGCCACTCCGACGGCCTGGCACCGCTGTGCATCGGCTCCCACTACGCCGTGCGGACCCGGGCCCTCCAGGACATCGGCGGCCTCGGGCCCGAACTCGCCGAGGACTTCTCGACGACGTTCCTGCTGAACTCGGCGGGCTGGCACGGGGCCTTCGCCATCGACGCCGAGGCCCACGGAGACGGCCCGATCACCTTCGCCGCCATGGTGACGCAGGAGTTCCAGTGGTCACGCAGCCTGGTGTTCATGCTGCTGGGCATGCTCCCCAAGCACCTGCGCCGCATGCCCGGCCGGCTGCGCGTCCGGTTCGCGTTCGCCCTCTCCTACTATCCGCTGCTGGCGCTGACGACGACCGCCGGCCTGCTGCTGCCCCCCGTCGCCGCGGTCACCGGCCGCCCGTGGATCGACGTCAACTACGGCGCCTTCCTGCTGCACTTCTGGGCCATGTCGCTCTTCCTGGTGCTGCTCACCCGGGTGCTGCGACGGCGCGGCCTGCTGCGGCCCGTCGACGCACCGCTGCTGAGCTGGGAGGGCTGGCTCTTCGCACTCACCCGCTGGCCCTACGTGGCCTGGGGAGCCGCGGCCGCGCTGGTGCAGCGGGTGCGGCCGAGGAAGGTCGTCTTCAAGGTGACGCCCAAGGTCCGCGACGGCATGGAGCCCCTGCCGCTGCGCCTGATGCTGCCCTACCTCCTGATCACCCTCGTGCTCTCCGGAGCCGCCGTGGTCGGCCAGCTCACCGGCCCCGCCGTCGGCTATGTGTTCCTGTGCCTGCTCGGTTCCCTGTCCTACGCGCTGGTGACCCTCGCCGTCGGCGTCCTGCACATCCGGGAGACCGCCAGATCGGCGGGCGTCCGTGTGCACCGCGCCCTGCGGACCGCCGCCCTGCCGCTGACCGCGGGCCTCGTCGCCCTCGTACCGCTGGCGTGGGCCCTGATGCTGTTCCCCACCTACCTGCGCGGATTCCTCGCGAGCTGA
- a CDS encoding UDP-glucuronic acid decarboxylase family protein yields the protein MRVAVTGGGGFLGSHLCEALLRRGDEVVCLDDFSTGDPANIAPFIGNPAFELVRCDVSRSVEVAGPVDAVAHLASPASPPDYLARPLETLAVGSRGTENALRLAAHHDARFVLASTSEVYGDPEVHPQEETYWGHVNPVGPRSVYDEAKRFSEALTQAYRTKRGTNTGIMRIFNTYGPRMRPHDGRVVSSFVVQALAGEPLTVYGDGKQTRSFCYVDDLVRGIVAMLDHDEPGPVNLGNPVELTVLQLAEMVLGLTGAKAEIQFHELPVDDPTRRRPVITRAAQRLGWKPEVAIEDGLRRTVEWFAARPDDIAAALCAIRGGQQDGLVTAEPRSVGATPVAS from the coding sequence ATGCGTGTGGCCGTGACAGGTGGCGGCGGTTTTCTCGGCTCGCATCTGTGCGAAGCACTTCTGAGGCGCGGCGACGAAGTCGTCTGCCTCGACGACTTCTCGACCGGCGACCCCGCCAACATCGCTCCCTTCATCGGGAATCCCGCCTTCGAACTCGTCCGCTGCGACGTCAGCCGGTCGGTCGAGGTGGCCGGCCCCGTCGACGCGGTGGCCCACCTGGCCAGCCCCGCCTCGCCCCCCGACTACCTCGCGCGGCCCCTGGAGACGCTCGCCGTGGGCAGCCGCGGCACGGAGAACGCGCTGCGTCTCGCGGCACACCACGACGCCCGCTTCGTCCTCGCCTCCACGAGCGAGGTGTACGGCGACCCCGAAGTGCACCCCCAGGAAGAGACGTACTGGGGGCATGTGAACCCCGTCGGCCCGCGCTCCGTCTACGACGAGGCGAAAAGGTTCTCCGAGGCGCTGACCCAGGCCTACCGGACGAAGCGCGGAACGAACACCGGAATCATGAGGATCTTCAACACCTATGGCCCACGCATGCGTCCGCACGACGGCCGGGTCGTCTCCAGCTTCGTCGTCCAGGCGCTCGCCGGAGAACCACTGACCGTCTACGGCGACGGAAAGCAGACCCGCAGTTTCTGCTACGTCGACGACCTCGTGCGCGGAATCGTCGCCATGCTCGACCACGACGAACCCGGACCGGTGAATCTCGGAAACCCCGTGGAACTGACGGTTCTGCAACTCGCCGAAATGGTCCTGGGCCTGACGGGGGCAAAGGCCGAGATCCAGTTCCACGAACTGCCGGTCGACGACCCCACCCGACGCAGACCCGTGATCACCCGGGCGGCACAACGCCTGGGCTGGAAGCCCGAGGTCGCCATCGAGGACGGACTGCGCCGCACCGTGGAGTGGTTCGCCGCCCGCCCCGACGACATCGCCGCCGCGCTCTGCGCGATCCGGGGCGGACAACAGGACGGCCTCGTCACCGCCGAGCCCCGCTCGGTCGGCGCGACCCCCGTCGCGTCGTGA
- the aspA gene encoding aspartate ammonia-lyase, translating into MTVVVSRREHDLLGDRDVPADAYWGVHTLRATENFPITGTRISAYPHLVDALAAVKEAAALANEELGLLAPRKAAAIVEACREIRDGKLHDQFVVDVIQGGAGTSTNMNANEVIANRALELLGHEKGQYSFLHPNEDVNLGQSTNDVYPTAVKIATVFAVRGLLDAMAVLQDSFARKAVEFRDVLKMGRTQLQDAVPMTLGQEFSAYAVMTDEDRSRLDEAVQLIHEINLGATAIGTGLNAPAGYAESARRHLAALTGLPLVTAANLVEATQDCGAFVQMSGVLKRIAVKLSKSCNDLRLLSSGPRAGLGEINLPPVQAGSSIMPGKVNPVIPEVVNQVAFEVIGNDVTITMAAEAGQLQLNAFEPIILHSLSESITHLRAACLTLAERCVDGITANTEALRRTVENSIGLVTALNPHIGYTAATDIAKEALATGRGVAELVLEKGLLPAETLAELLRPEVLAGSGTGQAI; encoded by the coding sequence ATGACCGTCGTCGTCAGCCGCCGTGAGCACGATCTGCTGGGTGACCGGGATGTTCCGGCCGACGCCTACTGGGGCGTGCACACCCTGCGGGCCACCGAGAACTTCCCCATCACCGGCACCCGGATCTCCGCCTACCCCCACCTCGTCGACGCCCTCGCCGCCGTCAAGGAGGCGGCCGCCCTCGCCAACGAGGAGCTCGGGCTGCTGGCGCCCCGGAAGGCCGCCGCGATCGTGGAGGCCTGCCGGGAGATCCGGGACGGCAAGCTCCACGACCAGTTCGTGGTCGACGTGATCCAGGGCGGGGCCGGCACCTCGACCAACATGAACGCCAACGAGGTCATCGCGAACCGGGCCCTTGAGCTGCTGGGCCACGAGAAGGGCCAGTACTCCTTCCTGCACCCCAACGAGGACGTCAACCTGGGCCAGTCGACCAATGACGTCTACCCGACCGCCGTGAAGATCGCGACGGTCTTCGCGGTGCGTGGACTGCTCGACGCGATGGCTGTACTTCAGGACTCCTTCGCCCGGAAGGCCGTCGAGTTCCGTGACGTGCTCAAGATGGGCCGTACACAGTTGCAGGACGCGGTCCCCATGACGCTCGGTCAAGAGTTCTCGGCCTATGCCGTCATGACGGACGAGGACCGCAGCCGTCTTGACGAGGCCGTCCAGTTGATCCATGAGATCAACCTGGGAGCCACGGCCATCGGGACAGGACTCAACGCGCCCGCCGGGTACGCCGAGTCGGCCCGCCGTCATCTCGCCGCGCTCACCGGGCTTCCGCTGGTCACCGCCGCCAACCTGGTCGAGGCCACCCAGGACTGCGGGGCGTTCGTCCAGATGTCCGGTGTCCTGAAGCGGATCGCGGTCAAGCTGAGCAAGAGCTGCAACGATCTGCGGCTGCTGTCGTCGGGGCCGCGCGCGGGCCTGGGCGAGATCAACCTGCCGCCCGTGCAGGCCGGCTCGTCGATCATGCCCGGCAAGGTCAACCCGGTGATCCCCGAGGTGGTCAACCAGGTCGCCTTCGAGGTGATCGGCAACGACGTGACCATCACGATGGCCGCGGAGGCCGGACAGCTCCAGCTCAACGCCTTCGAACCGATCATCCTGCACTCCCTGTCGGAGTCGATCACCCATCTGCGCGCCGCCTGCCTGACCCTGGCCGAGCGCTGCGTGGACGGCATCACCGCCAACACCGAGGCGCTGCGCCGGACGGTGGAGAACTCCATCGGCCTGGTCACCGCCCTCAACCCGCACATCGGGTACACGGCGGCCACCGACATCGCCAAGGAGGCCCTCGCCACCGGCCGTGGCGTGGCCGAACTCGTTCTGGAGAAGGGCCTGCTGCCCGCCGAGACACTCGCGGAGCTGCTGCGTCCCGAGGTGCTCGCGGGCAGCGGCACGGGGCAGGCGATCTGA
- a CDS encoding asparaginase, protein MYSSSVAAAPMIREPLHTPVAHLIRGGVVEGIHYGSVVVLGADGRVGFQLGDIEAAFYPRSALKPVQAVAMVRAGLPLDGELLSLTAASHSGEERHLDGTRRILELAGLSEDALRNVPDMPFEPAVRDAWVREGRPPSRLAQNCSGKHAAMLYTCVLNDWPLEGYLAPSHPLQQAIAEIVEDLTGQRIAQVTVDGCGAPLFSVSLHGLARAAARISSAAPGTPEARVADAMREHAEMASGAGRDVAALMKAVPGLLAKDGFEGVQVAALPDGRAVAVKISDGANRARVPVAAAALAFAGVSPDLLTEFRGEALLGGGLEVGRVRPVRSLEPVVVSACA, encoded by the coding sequence ATGTACAGCAGTTCCGTCGCGGCCGCACCCATGATCCGCGAGCCCCTCCACACCCCCGTCGCCCACCTGATACGCGGCGGGGTCGTGGAGGGCATCCACTACGGCTCCGTCGTCGTCCTCGGTGCCGACGGACGGGTCGGCTTCCAGCTCGGCGACATCGAGGCCGCTTTCTATCCGCGCTCGGCGCTCAAGCCGGTCCAGGCCGTCGCCATGGTGCGGGCCGGGCTGCCGCTGGACGGTGAGCTTCTCTCCCTGACGGCGGCGAGCCACTCCGGCGAGGAGCGGCACCTCGACGGCACCCGGCGGATCCTGGAGCTCGCCGGGCTCTCCGAGGACGCCCTGCGCAACGTTCCCGACATGCCGTTCGAACCGGCCGTGCGGGACGCCTGGGTGCGGGAGGGGCGGCCGCCTTCCCGGCTCGCCCAGAACTGCTCCGGCAAGCACGCGGCGATGCTGTACACGTGCGTGCTCAACGACTGGCCCCTTGAGGGATACCTCGCCCCCTCGCACCCGCTCCAGCAGGCGATCGCGGAGATCGTGGAGGACCTGACCGGGCAGCGGATCGCACAGGTCACCGTGGACGGGTGCGGCGCGCCGCTGTTCTCCGTCTCGCTGCACGGCCTCGCCCGGGCCGCCGCACGGATCTCGTCGGCGGCTCCCGGTACTCCGGAGGCCCGAGTCGCCGACGCGATGCGTGAGCATGCCGAGATGGCCTCCGGGGCGGGGCGTGACGTGGCCGCGTTGATGAAGGCCGTACCCGGACTGCTCGCCAAGGACGGCTTCGAGGGCGTCCAGGTGGCCGCCCTTCCCGACGGGCGGGCCGTCGCCGTGAAGATCTCCGACGGGGCGAACCGGGCGCGGGTGCCGGTGGCCGCGGCGGCGCTCGCGTTCGCCGGAGTCTCGCCTGACCTGCTCACGGAGTTCCGGGGCGAGGCGCTCCTCGGGGGCGGCCTCGAAGTCGGGCGCGTGCGGCCCGTTCGCTCGCTGGAGCCCGTCGTCGTGTCCGCCTGCGCCTAG
- a CDS encoding amino acid permease, with translation MSEQSLHDDVQKRSSHVDAGDEGYSKSLKSRHVNMIAIGGAIGTGLFLGAGGRLADAGPSLFIAYAVCGVFAFLVVRALGELVLYRPSSGAFVSYAREFLGEKGAYVAGWMYFLNWATTGIADITAVALYTHYWGMFSDIPQWVIALIALAVVLTVNLISVKMFGELEFWFAIIKVGALVAFMLIGIFLLATQHPIDGHHPGPALITDNGGVFPNGLLPMLLIIQGVVFAYASVELVGVAAGETENPEKIMPKAINSIMWRVGLFYVGSVLLLSMLLPWSMYSAGESPFVTVLSNIGIPAAGGVMNLVVMTAAMSSLNSGLYSTGRILRSMAMAGSAPKFTSVMSRSQVPYGGILLTSGICVLGVGLNFVVPADAFEIVLNFAAIGILATWGMIMICHLLFWQKTQKGDLTRPGYRLPGSPWTELVTLAFLASVLVLMYADGGAGRTTVLCLPLIVGALVAGWFAVRGRIARMASETASTSADA, from the coding sequence GTGAGCGAGCAGTCCCTGCACGACGACGTGCAGAAACGTTCCAGCCATGTCGATGCCGGAGACGAGGGCTACAGCAAGTCCCTCAAGTCACGGCACGTCAACATGATCGCCATCGGCGGCGCCATCGGCACCGGCCTCTTCCTCGGCGCCGGCGGCCGTCTCGCCGACGCCGGCCCCTCCCTCTTCATCGCCTACGCGGTCTGCGGCGTCTTCGCCTTCCTCGTCGTCCGCGCCCTCGGCGAACTGGTCCTCTACCGGCCCTCCTCCGGCGCCTTCGTGTCGTACGCCCGGGAGTTCCTCGGCGAGAAGGGCGCCTACGTCGCCGGCTGGATGTACTTCCTGAACTGGGCCACCACCGGCATCGCGGACATCACCGCGGTCGCCCTCTACACCCACTACTGGGGCATGTTCTCCGACATCCCGCAGTGGGTGATCGCGCTCATCGCGCTCGCGGTGGTCCTCACCGTGAACCTCATCTCGGTGAAGATGTTCGGCGAGCTGGAGTTCTGGTTCGCCATCATCAAGGTGGGCGCGCTCGTGGCGTTCATGCTGATCGGCATCTTCCTGCTGGCCACCCAGCACCCGATCGACGGCCACCACCCCGGCCCGGCCCTGATCACCGACAACGGCGGTGTCTTCCCCAACGGCCTGCTGCCCATGCTGCTGATCATCCAGGGCGTCGTCTTCGCCTACGCCTCCGTCGAACTCGTCGGTGTCGCCGCGGGCGAGACCGAGAACCCCGAGAAGATCATGCCCAAGGCGATCAACTCGATCATGTGGCGCGTCGGCCTCTTCTACGTCGGCTCGGTCCTCCTGCTCTCGATGCTGCTGCCCTGGAGCATGTACTCGGCCGGCGAGAGCCCCTTCGTGACCGTCCTGTCCAACATCGGCATCCCGGCCGCGGGCGGTGTGATGAACCTCGTCGTCATGACGGCCGCCATGTCCTCGCTCAACTCCGGCCTGTACTCCACCGGCCGCATCCTGCGCTCCATGGCGATGGCGGGCTCCGCCCCGAAGTTCACCTCGGTGATGAGCCGCAGCCAGGTCCCGTACGGCGGCATCCTGCTCACCAGCGGTATCTGTGTCCTCGGCGTCGGCCTCAACTTCGTCGTCCCCGCCGACGCGTTCGAGATCGTGCTGAACTTCGCCGCCATCGGCATCCTCGCCACCTGGGGCATGATCATGATCTGTCACCTGCTCTTCTGGCAGAAGACCCAGAAGGGCGACCTGACCCGCCCCGGCTACCGACTGCCGGGATCCCCCTGGACCGAACTCGTGACGCTGGCCTTCCTCGCCTCCGTCCTGGTCCTCATGTACGCCGACGGCGGCGCCGGCCGCACCACCGTGCTGTGCCTCCCGCTGATCGTCGGGGCCCTGGTCGCGGGATGGTTCGCCGTCCGGGGCCGGATTGCTCGTATGGCGAGCGAGACCGCATCCACCAGCGCCGACGCGTGA
- a CDS encoding FadR/GntR family transcriptional regulator: protein MNLSDSRTASQPPRRISAMEAVLAHLRAAIERGEYAIGDKLPSEAELCRTLEISRPVLREALRALQTMGLTVSKTGKGTFVVANAVEDPTFGDYVASDLLEVRRHVEIPVAGYAARRRTPENLDHLAHLLDRMERETDTTAWVAMDTLFHLAVAEAAQNPVFRRVIEEIRDALARQSAFLNELGGRREQSNREHRAIVEALIDGSEHDAVEAMSHHLDRVETTLTDIVRSPNSGTDSTDTPTEGESQA from the coding sequence GTGAACCTGTCAGACAGCCGGACAGCCAGTCAGCCGCCGAGGCGTATCAGCGCCATGGAGGCGGTGTTGGCGCATCTGCGTGCCGCCATCGAGCGCGGGGAGTACGCCATCGGCGACAAGCTCCCCTCGGAGGCGGAGCTCTGCCGCACCCTGGAGATCAGCCGACCCGTCCTGCGCGAGGCCCTCAGGGCCCTGCAGACCATGGGCCTGACCGTCTCCAAGACCGGCAAGGGCACCTTCGTCGTGGCCAACGCGGTGGAGGACCCGACCTTCGGCGACTACGTGGCCAGCGACCTCCTGGAAGTACGCCGCCACGTCGAGATCCCGGTCGCCGGCTACGCGGCCCGGCGCCGCACCCCGGAGAACCTCGACCACCTGGCCCACCTGCTGGACCGGATGGAACGGGAGACCGACACCACGGCATGGGTCGCGATGGACACCCTCTTCCACCTCGCCGTGGCCGAGGCCGCCCAGAACCCGGTCTTCCGCCGGGTCATCGAGGAGATCCGCGACGCACTGGCGCGCCAGTCGGCCTTCCTCAACGAGCTGGGCGGCCGCCGGGAGCAGTCCAACCGCGAGCACCGCGCGATCGTCGAGGCACTGATCGACGGTTCCGAGCACGACGCGGTGGAGGCCATGTCCCACCACCTGGACCGCGTCGAGACCACCCTCACCGACATCGTGCGTTCCCCGAACTCGGGCACGGACAGCACGGACACCCCCACGGAAGGCGAGTCCCAGGCGTGA
- a CDS encoding undecaprenyl-diphosphate phosphatase: MSVISVGQAVVLGAVEGVTEFLPVSSTGHLKIVEGLMDIPVDNDAVVGFSAVIQVGAIAAVLVYFFKDIVRIVSAWGRGLVNKEERYHHDYKFAWWVIAATIPIVVVGLAAKPLIEGPLASLWVVAGSLIVGSGVMWAADQMGRHKRGEDDTSFKDAMLVGSSQILALLFPGFSRSGATMSTALILDLDRVAATRLSFFLGIPALTGAGIYELKDALGTGVGAAPLAVGTAVSFVVAYASIAWLLKFVAKHSFNAFVIYRIVVGLLLFGLLATGTLDS, translated from the coding sequence ATGAGCGTCATCAGCGTCGGTCAGGCCGTCGTCCTCGGAGCCGTCGAGGGGGTGACCGAGTTCCTGCCCGTCTCCTCCACCGGCCATCTGAAGATCGTCGAGGGGCTGATGGACATTCCCGTCGACAACGACGCCGTCGTCGGGTTCTCGGCCGTCATCCAGGTCGGTGCGATCGCCGCCGTGCTCGTGTACTTCTTCAAGGACATCGTGCGGATCGTCTCCGCGTGGGGGAGGGGCCTGGTCAACAAGGAGGAGCGCTACCACCACGACTACAAGTTCGCCTGGTGGGTGATCGCCGCGACCATCCCGATCGTCGTCGTGGGCCTGGCCGCCAAGCCGCTCATCGAGGGACCGCTCGCCTCCCTGTGGGTGGTCGCCGGTTCCCTGATCGTGGGCAGTGGCGTGATGTGGGCGGCGGACCAGATGGGCCGGCACAAGCGCGGCGAGGACGACACCTCGTTCAAGGACGCCATGCTGGTCGGCAGCTCCCAGATCCTGGCCCTGCTCTTCCCGGGCTTCTCCCGCTCCGGCGCCACCATGTCCACGGCGCTGATCCTTGACCTGGACCGCGTGGCCGCGACCCGCCTCTCGTTCTTCCTCGGCATCCCCGCCCTCACCGGTGCCGGCATCTACGAGCTCAAGGACGCCCTGGGCACGGGCGTGGGCGCGGCCCCCCTCGCCGTCGGCACGGCCGTCTCCTTCGTGGTCGCCTACGCCTCCATCGCCTGGCTCCTGAAGTTCGTGGCCAAGCACTCCTTCAACGCCTTCGTCATCTACCGCATCGTCGTCGGCCTCCTCCTCTTCGGCCTCCTGGCCACGGGAACCCTCGACAGCTGA